A region of Rhodopirellula islandica DNA encodes the following proteins:
- a CDS encoding CpaF family protein, producing MIRSATIDPEARENRFQQLKAEIHEKLISGIDMAVSRSVKEDRLREELRRGAEHLSRMHSDLLSQAERQRLIDELVDETMGLGPLEPLMRDPTISDILVNGPDCVYVERGGVLEPTPIKFRDNDHLVDIVRKIAGRVGRRIDESSPMVDARLLDGSRLNAVIPPLALDGALVSIRRFSAKPITAKSLIESNSATPLMLEFLAACVQARMNILISGGTGSGKTTLLNLLSAFVPKEERIATIEDAAELRLQQPHVARMETRASNLEGRGQVTSRDLLCNALRMRPDRIIMGECRGAEAFDMLQAMNTGHDGGMSTIHSNDAREAIHRLEMLVSMAATDLPMWFIHRQIASAIHIVVHVTRMPGGERKIVQISEVTGVNGETVNMHDLFVYRQAGVDDEGRTQGRFEAKGIIPQCLDRLGRAGRKFAPSSFRETITADERVNGLRRSR from the coding sequence ATGATTCGATCAGCAACGATTGATCCCGAAGCCCGTGAGAATCGGTTTCAACAATTGAAAGCCGAGATTCACGAAAAGCTAATCAGCGGGATCGACATGGCCGTTTCACGGTCAGTCAAAGAAGACCGTCTGCGAGAAGAATTGCGGCGTGGTGCCGAGCATTTGTCTCGCATGCACTCCGATCTGCTATCGCAAGCGGAACGTCAGCGACTGATTGATGAATTGGTGGACGAAACGATGGGGTTGGGACCTCTGGAACCGTTGATGAGAGACCCCACGATCTCAGACATCCTGGTCAATGGACCGGATTGTGTTTACGTCGAACGAGGCGGCGTGTTGGAGCCAACGCCGATCAAGTTTCGCGACAACGATCACTTGGTCGACATTGTGCGGAAAATCGCGGGCCGCGTGGGACGAAGAATTGACGAGTCCAGCCCAATGGTGGACGCACGATTGTTGGACGGCAGTCGATTGAACGCGGTGATTCCACCGTTGGCGTTGGACGGTGCGTTGGTTTCGATTCGTCGATTTTCGGCCAAACCGATCACGGCCAAGTCGTTGATTGAATCGAACTCGGCCACGCCGCTGATGTTGGAGTTTCTAGCCGCCTGCGTTCAAGCCCGAATGAACATCTTGATCTCGGGAGGGACGGGCAGCGGCAAGACGACTCTCTTGAATTTGCTGTCAGCGTTTGTGCCCAAGGAAGAACGGATTGCCACGATCGAAGACGCGGCGGAATTGCGTCTGCAACAACCTCATGTTGCCCGGATGGAAACTCGCGCATCCAACTTGGAAGGCCGAGGGCAAGTGACGTCTCGGGATCTGTTGTGCAACGCACTTCGAATGCGACCCGATCGCATCATCATGGGTGAGTGCCGAGGTGCCGAGGCATTTGACATGTTGCAAGCAATGAACACGGGACACGACGGTGGAATGTCGACCATCCACTCGAACGATGCTCGGGAAGCGATTCATCGATTGGAGATGTTGGTCAGCATGGCGGCGACGGATTTGCCCATGTGGTTCATCCATCGGCAAATCGCTTCGGCGATTCACATCGTTGTCCACGTCACGCGGATGCCGGGCGGTGAACGCAAAATCGTTCAGATATCAGAAGTCACCGGTGTGAACGGAGAAACGGTCAACATGCATGACTTGTTTGTCTATCGGCAGGCGGGAGTGGATGACGAAGGTCGGACCCAGGGGCGTTTTGAGGCGAAGGGGATCATTCCCCAATGCCTGGATCGCTTGGGACGCGCCGGTCGGAAATTTGCCCCGTCCAGTTTTCGGGAAACGATCACTGCCGATGAACGAGTCAACGGTTTGCGGAGGTCACGATGA
- a CDS encoding type II secretion system F family protein yields the protein MITWLIFIGIFFIVAIMVFGASTVLYQQVLRYQFGIHERLATLSRELDETDSASLFKEWSQSGSNSMFQGLFRGSSLPTLLNQAGIPWTVKRWWITVSVLALVSAMLGAYWDIRLGIATGLIGMMLPFVFLFAKQNARNQQLSRQLPEVFQLISRAVRSGQTVTSALQMIAEDCPSPIREEFALCYEQQELGMWRELAFRKLAERNQVMELRIFVVALLVQNRSGGDLVELLDNLSKMVTKRLRLRDRIKALTAEGRMQALVLMVLPFVALGAIVLFSPEYAETLLERPRLLVATGVSQGIGALLIRRIVHFEY from the coding sequence ATGATCACTTGGTTGATATTCATTGGCATCTTCTTCATCGTCGCGATCATGGTCTTCGGGGCCAGCACGGTGTTGTATCAACAGGTGCTGCGATACCAATTTGGAATTCACGAGCGATTGGCAACACTCAGCCGTGAGTTGGATGAAACTGACTCGGCATCGTTGTTCAAAGAGTGGTCGCAATCCGGTTCGAACAGCATGTTTCAGGGATTGTTCCGAGGCTCCTCGTTACCAACTCTGTTGAACCAAGCGGGGATTCCGTGGACCGTGAAGCGATGGTGGATCACCGTTTCGGTGCTGGCGTTGGTGAGTGCGATGTTGGGGGCGTACTGGGACATCCGTCTGGGAATCGCGACGGGATTGATTGGGATGATGTTGCCGTTCGTGTTTCTATTCGCCAAGCAAAACGCAAGGAACCAGCAACTCAGTCGGCAATTGCCGGAAGTCTTCCAGTTGATCAGTCGCGCCGTTCGGTCGGGGCAGACAGTGACCTCGGCGTTGCAAATGATCGCCGAAGATTGTCCCTCACCCATTCGAGAAGAGTTCGCTCTTTGTTACGAGCAGCAAGAACTGGGAATGTGGCGTGAGCTCGCGTTTCGAAAGCTTGCCGAGCGAAACCAGGTGATGGAGCTTCGGATCTTTGTTGTCGCTTTGTTGGTGCAGAATCGATCGGGAGGTGACTTGGTCGAGTTGCTCGACAACCTGTCCAAGATGGTGACCAAGCGTTTGCGACTGCGAGATCGGATCAAGGCGTTGACGGCAGAAGGCCGGATGCAGGCCTTGGTTCTGATGGTGCTGCCATTTGTTGCTTTGGGAGCCATCGTTTTGTTTTCGCCTGAATACGCGGAAACGCTTTTGGAACGTCCTCGGTTGCTTGTTGCGACCGGTGTGTCGCAAGGCATTGGTGCGTTGTTGATCCGTCGAATCGTCCACTTTGAGTATTGA
- a CDS encoding type II secretion system F family protein: MFGFLMGTQWIAIGGIFATVSVLIYLAFLLWDPYWRIVDGRVAEMAREDELEDVGPGDSSDFGASKEAAKSGASWFSGQNSLNLESQLINAGIHHRGMHRKLSVLRWLLLLVPPLVLGSLWFRGDLPLNWAVLASSLFMLLAYSLPVMWLNRAVKKYHQMLRAALPDFLDLMVVCLDAGLSLQESVKQVGEELRWIHPGFTHEIDLVQHDIDLGSPVDKAIRRFADRSGYDALRTLSSLIREGQRFGTNVSESLSGHADMLRFQREQAAEENAQKASVKIILPTMLFIFPAIFIVLVSPAAFKIQEAFAGQ; this comes from the coding sequence ATGTTTGGTTTTTTGATGGGGACGCAGTGGATTGCGATCGGTGGCATCTTTGCGACCGTGTCGGTTCTGATCTACCTGGCATTTTTGCTGTGGGATCCGTATTGGCGGATCGTGGATGGCCGTGTCGCCGAAATGGCTCGCGAGGATGAGTTGGAAGACGTCGGTCCCGGAGACTCATCGGACTTCGGAGCCTCCAAAGAAGCGGCCAAGAGTGGGGCGTCTTGGTTCAGTGGCCAAAACAGCCTGAACCTTGAGAGTCAGCTGATCAACGCAGGGATTCATCATCGCGGTATGCATCGCAAGCTGTCGGTGCTGCGTTGGTTGTTGCTGTTGGTGCCACCGCTCGTTCTGGGATCGCTTTGGTTCCGAGGGGACCTGCCGCTGAACTGGGCGGTGCTGGCGAGTTCGCTGTTCATGTTGCTGGCGTACTCCTTGCCAGTCATGTGGCTGAACCGAGCCGTCAAAAAGTATCACCAAATGCTACGAGCGGCGTTGCCCGATTTCCTGGACCTGATGGTGGTCTGCTTGGACGCTGGGTTGAGTCTTCAAGAGAGTGTTAAACAGGTGGGAGAAGAGTTGCGTTGGATTCATCCCGGGTTCACTCACGAAATCGATTTGGTCCAACACGACATTGATCTTGGTTCACCGGTCGACAAAGCGATCCGTCGGTTCGCGGATCGATCGGGCTACGATGCACTTCGCACCCTGAGTTCTTTGATCCGTGAGGGCCAGCGTTTCGGGACGAACGTTTCTGAATCGTTGAGCGGGCACGCTGACATGTTGCGATTTCAACGTGAACAAGCCGCCGAAGAGAACGCACAGAAGGCGTCGGTGAAGATCATTTTGCCGACAATGCTGTTCATCTTTCCGGCGATCTTCATCGTGTTGGTCAGTCCGGCGGCATTCAAGATCCAGGAGGCGTTTGCGGGGCAATGA
- a CDS encoding TadE/TadG family type IV pilus assembly protein, with protein MKVLEMRWIHRRRGKIGDAPGQRAGATATEFAIVLPMFLLLVFACCDFARVIQFRQLVANAARVGATRAALNRFTEATEADWRSDVVDVMREELSNLASVDPADSVIGVSFRELPSGVRVVETEVTVPFRTVVQWPALPKEIQVHHHAEFHQFR; from the coding sequence ATGAAAGTTCTGGAAATGAGGTGGATCCATCGCCGCAGGGGAAAAATCGGCGACGCACCAGGCCAACGTGCCGGCGCAACCGCGACCGAATTTGCGATCGTGTTGCCGATGTTCTTGTTGCTCGTGTTCGCCTGTTGCGATTTCGCGAGAGTCATTCAGTTTCGGCAATTGGTCGCCAACGCAGCTCGCGTCGGAGCGACGCGAGCTGCGTTGAATCGGTTCACCGAGGCAACCGAAGCCGATTGGCGAAGCGATGTGGTGGATGTGATGCGAGAAGAACTGAGCAATCTTGCCTCGGTCGATCCGGCGGATTCCGTGATCGGCGTTTCTTTTCGTGAGCTACCCAGTGGCGTCCGGGTGGTGGAAACAGAAGTGACGGTGCCGTTTCGAACCGTGGTTCAGTGGCCGGCACTTCCCAAGGAAATCCAAGTTCATCACCACGCCGAATTTCACCAGTTTCGATAG
- a CDS encoding TadE/TadG family type IV pilus assembly protein: MIVSKQRRSIHALGNRRRGASMVEAVFTLPIFLWGLFAMLDLGIAALRMNALSDAARRAGRSAVIHGSMVPERSGSWGPAAYSGAVVDASEMVASLQHSIPTMEPEDVSVQMTWLDGDNRPGDRVRVQLEYRHTSIVPGILPWGPFDLEGSSTMTIVN, translated from the coding sequence ATGATTGTTTCAAAGCAACGACGGTCGATTCATGCGTTGGGAAACCGACGACGCGGAGCGAGCATGGTGGAAGCCGTGTTCACATTGCCGATCTTCTTGTGGGGATTGTTTGCGATGCTCGATCTCGGCATTGCGGCGCTGCGAATGAATGCGTTGTCGGATGCGGCTCGTCGTGCTGGCCGGAGTGCGGTCATTCATGGATCGATGGTTCCCGAACGCAGTGGAAGTTGGGGGCCAGCGGCTTACAGCGGTGCGGTCGTTGACGCGTCCGAAATGGTGGCCTCGTTGCAACACTCGATTCCAACGATGGAACCGGAAGACGTCAGCGTGCAAATGACTTGGTTGGATGGCGACAATCGGCCAGGAGACCGAGTTCGAGTTCAGCTGGAATATCGACACACGTCGATTGTTCCCGGCATTTTGCCATGGGGCCCGTTTGACTTGGAAGGCTCGTCGACCATGACGATTGTCAACTAG
- a CDS encoding pilus assembly protein TadG-related protein, protein MRCKREGKILVSLAILLPTLFAFTGLVFDGGLIATDQWVQQHATDSAATAAALNLLAGRADQMSAVAADVVANGHALGAANVVVHRPPSEGAYQGDSNYVEVVTSDTYGSRFINLFGGLREHPMVTRSVAGVDSVNPGAAIVILDPDPAPLSIADLPTLLQNLGRLELQSLAVNQFELGPILSTVPLLSGVVNGLLQNELLQGVMEATAEILDEVVSNALSLHLPALTAGLEIEGLGCLEVDGSVHVNNTWGGVNERGKCVGIDFGYPHGIACMPLLSTTRLKAEHIRVVGGVDREWCYLPFETGESSPLQANRSPVPNPLEGLPSPLLSGGVGGVSAPDTDIVSVTLSASGAEVVLDEVLGGLSFLLQPLFDTVRDPIEHVLCNTTFSPGVYRSMTVIAPTGGVTFEPGVYVICGKNPVTEISLCLLGPIQAEGVMFYITDAAAFDSAGNFVDEASGDGDPPAHGTTDIVPSVVIAPLLPGGKLTGVNLPGSPLDEMLIFQHPTDRRPIVMECQQLIGNNDLAGTIYAKWGHVLLVGAAAEYDLKIAAGTARVVTLGTTRLAPKNLFSAAQDVFLVE, encoded by the coding sequence ATGCGTTGCAAACGCGAGGGGAAGATCTTGGTGTCGTTGGCGATTCTGTTGCCAACTCTGTTTGCATTCACCGGTCTGGTCTTCGATGGCGGGTTGATCGCAACGGATCAGTGGGTGCAGCAGCACGCGACCGATTCGGCCGCCACCGCCGCCGCACTGAACCTGCTAGCGGGACGGGCTGATCAGATGTCGGCCGTTGCCGCCGATGTGGTTGCGAATGGTCATGCACTTGGGGCGGCCAACGTGGTGGTTCATCGGCCGCCTTCGGAAGGTGCCTACCAAGGAGATTCAAACTACGTTGAGGTCGTCACCTCGGACACGTATGGTTCGCGATTCATCAACTTGTTCGGCGGTTTGCGAGAGCATCCGATGGTAACGCGATCGGTTGCGGGAGTGGACTCGGTCAACCCCGGGGCCGCGATTGTGATTTTGGATCCCGACCCGGCACCCCTCTCGATCGCCGATTTGCCAACGTTGTTGCAGAACCTGGGGCGTCTCGAACTGCAAAGTTTGGCTGTCAATCAATTTGAATTGGGGCCGATCCTTTCGACGGTCCCGTTGCTGTCGGGCGTGGTCAATGGCCTGCTGCAGAACGAATTGCTGCAGGGCGTGATGGAGGCGACGGCGGAGATCCTCGACGAAGTTGTTTCCAATGCCTTGTCGCTGCATTTGCCAGCACTCACAGCAGGACTTGAGATTGAAGGGCTGGGATGCTTGGAGGTCGATGGATCCGTGCATGTCAACAACACTTGGGGAGGCGTCAACGAACGTGGCAAGTGCGTTGGGATTGATTTTGGTTACCCACACGGAATCGCCTGCATGCCGTTGTTGTCGACCACACGCTTGAAGGCCGAGCACATTCGGGTGGTTGGCGGAGTGGATCGCGAGTGGTGTTATTTGCCGTTCGAGACGGGTGAAAGTTCACCGCTGCAAGCCAATCGTTCCCCTGTGCCCAATCCACTGGAAGGTTTGCCGTCGCCGTTGTTGAGTGGTGGGGTGGGCGGCGTGTCAGCTCCGGACACGGACATTGTCAGCGTCACGTTGTCCGCGAGCGGCGCGGAGGTGGTGCTGGACGAAGTGTTAGGAGGATTGTCGTTCTTGTTGCAGCCTTTGTTCGACACGGTGCGGGATCCCATTGAACATGTCCTGTGCAACACAACCTTCTCGCCGGGCGTGTATCGATCGATGACCGTGATCGCTCCCACAGGTGGCGTCACGTTTGAACCCGGTGTGTATGTGATTTGTGGAAAGAACCCCGTCACGGAGATTTCGCTGTGCTTGCTAGGGCCGATCCAGGCAGAGGGCGTGATGTTCTACATCACCGATGCGGCCGCCTTCGATTCTGCGGGCAACTTTGTTGACGAGGCAAGTGGGGACGGCGACCCGCCGGCTCACGGGACCACCGACATCGTGCCGAGCGTCGTGATCGCGCCTTTGTTGCCAGGCGGAAAGTTGACGGGCGTGAATCTGCCGGGCAGTCCGTTGGACGAAATGTTGATCTTTCAACATCCAACGGATCGGAGGCCTATCGTGATGGAGTGCCAGCAGCTGATCGGCAACAACGATCTGGCGGGCACAATCTATGCGAAGTGGGGGCACGTCCTATTGGTTGGAGCCGCTGCGGAATACGACCTCAAGATTGCAGCGGGAACCGCTCGAGTGGTCACGCTGGGAACCACCCGGCTGGCTCCGAAGAACTTGTTCTCAGCGGCCCAGGATGTCTTCTTGGTTGAGTGA
- a CDS encoding prenyltransferase/squalene oxidase repeat-containing protein: MPTVSSTPMIPVADASEAPPVASWDNLETLWADPNIVRVVALIAVTFLIITIVLFRRRKASGRGAAIVCLISSVVLHGVLILYVPKLSVFWSGGGPASDSDANAGAADIAVSMFDPEMLETLQDSSEAPAEPSPLAALKLPEPLIPEREIEAESSESLAADEVASEPESDPTPPPTEIPLPSMPAVLASAAIPTQPAPTESSETVPADVLDANIDDWLQTALADPIAEPDQEPTQPSAPEMAAPPSEAGESNTIRSTETDAIAKIASVRPATSLPKQPSAGTIDEDFASRSGAAKAHALIQNGGDADTEAAVEAALKYLASQQRSDGAWDPKTTGAGQERAPLGLHRGGAGRNAETAITGLALLSMLGSGHTHQEGEHRDTVYRGLAFLLSRQRADGSLASNASVYAAHYSHAMAGLSLAETAAMTADPSAMEAARRAVAYTRSMQHPVTGGWRYNRGDAGDLSQLGWQALLIDSADRSGAAPLNRRMSDGIARFLDSVRRGHAGGQACYRPGEPTSPTMTAEALATRLLIGQKLPDATIREAESVLLANLPGQGPDNYYYWYYATMALHQLQDDAWETWNAALKQRLLSTQLPDGSWSDQSLWGGYGGTVYTTSMATLCLESYYRHSRRPE; this comes from the coding sequence ATGCCAACCGTTTCCTCCACACCGATGATCCCGGTCGCCGACGCATCCGAAGCGCCGCCGGTCGCTTCGTGGGACAACTTGGAAACCCTCTGGGCCGACCCCAACATCGTGCGGGTGGTCGCCCTTATCGCGGTGACCTTCTTGATCATCACGATCGTTCTGTTCCGCCGCCGCAAAGCCAGCGGTCGGGGTGCGGCGATCGTTTGTTTGATCTCGTCCGTTGTCTTGCACGGCGTGTTGATCCTCTACGTGCCCAAACTGTCTGTGTTTTGGTCCGGTGGCGGCCCGGCGTCTGATTCCGACGCCAACGCTGGTGCGGCTGACATTGCCGTGTCGATGTTCGATCCCGAGATGTTGGAAACGCTGCAGGATTCCTCGGAAGCACCCGCCGAACCATCGCCGCTGGCAGCGCTCAAATTGCCCGAGCCATTGATCCCGGAACGCGAGATCGAAGCGGAATCGTCCGAGTCACTCGCGGCTGACGAGGTCGCCTCCGAACCGGAATCCGATCCCACTCCGCCGCCCACGGAGATCCCGTTGCCATCGATGCCCGCCGTCCTTGCTTCCGCCGCGATCCCCACGCAACCCGCGCCGACCGAGTCAAGTGAAACCGTCCCGGCCGACGTTCTCGATGCCAACATCGACGATTGGTTGCAAACGGCCTTGGCAGATCCCATCGCGGAACCCGATCAGGAACCCACTCAACCATCTGCACCAGAAATGGCTGCCCCGCCATCCGAGGCTGGCGAATCCAACACCATTCGCTCCACCGAGACCGATGCCATCGCCAAGATCGCCTCGGTTCGTCCAGCGACCTCCCTGCCCAAGCAACCTTCCGCCGGAACGATCGATGAAGACTTCGCCTCACGATCCGGAGCGGCCAAAGCACATGCCCTGATTCAAAATGGTGGCGACGCCGACACAGAGGCCGCTGTTGAAGCGGCACTGAAGTACTTGGCATCGCAGCAACGCAGCGACGGAGCCTGGGACCCCAAAACAACCGGTGCCGGTCAAGAGCGTGCGCCCCTGGGATTGCATCGCGGCGGCGCGGGTCGCAATGCCGAGACCGCGATCACGGGGCTGGCCTTGCTGTCCATGCTGGGCTCTGGCCACACCCATCAAGAAGGCGAGCATCGCGACACGGTTTACCGTGGCCTCGCATTCCTGTTGTCACGGCAACGCGCCGATGGATCCCTGGCCAGCAATGCATCCGTCTACGCGGCACACTACAGCCACGCGATGGCAGGTCTGTCTCTTGCCGAAACCGCTGCCATGACCGCCGATCCTTCCGCCATGGAAGCCGCTCGCCGCGCGGTTGCCTACACCCGTTCGATGCAACATCCTGTCACCGGTGGATGGCGGTACAACCGTGGCGACGCCGGCGACCTCAGCCAACTTGGATGGCAAGCCCTCCTGATCGACTCGGCAGATCGTTCGGGTGCCGCCCCTCTCAATCGTCGCATGTCCGACGGCATCGCCCGCTTCTTGGATTCCGTTCGACGTGGTCATGCCGGCGGGCAAGCTTGCTATCGTCCGGGCGAACCCACATCTCCAACGATGACGGCGGAGGCCCTGGCAACTCGTTTGTTGATCGGGCAAAAACTTCCCGACGCCACGATCCGCGAAGCCGAATCGGTCTTGCTGGCCAACTTGCCCGGCCAAGGCCCCGACAACTATTACTACTGGTACTACGCCACGATGGCGCTGCACCAACTGCAGGACGACGCCTGGGAAACCTGGAATGCAGCTCTCAAGCAACGTCTGCTTTCCACGCAGTTGCCCGACGGGTCCTGGTCCGATCAATCCCTGTGGGGCGGCTACGGCGGCACCGTTTACACCACCTCGATGGCAACGCTGTGCCTGGAAAGCTACTACCGACACTCTCGCCGACCCGAGTAG
- a CDS encoding ExbD/TolR family protein, translating into MKRNRGTEEATINLTPMIDVVFLLVIFFMVSSKMDASDSGVQVNVASADMQSMARTPDQRIVEVRNDGSLMLDGTPMSSEQLTETLKQQRSVYPGLQVSVRGDSDSSLHHVVKVMRQIELAGVQKMGVSERR; encoded by the coding sequence ATGAAACGCAATCGCGGAACCGAAGAGGCCACGATCAACCTGACACCGATGATCGATGTGGTGTTCCTGCTGGTGATCTTTTTCATGGTCAGCAGCAAGATGGACGCGAGCGACAGTGGCGTGCAAGTCAATGTGGCTTCTGCCGACATGCAGTCGATGGCCCGCACACCCGATCAACGGATTGTCGAAGTTCGCAACGACGGTTCGCTAATGTTGGACGGCACTCCGATGTCGTCCGAACAATTGACAGAAACTTTGAAGCAACAACGTTCGGTCTATCCCGGCCTGCAAGTTTCGGTGCGTGGCGACAGCGACAGTTCGCTTCACCACGTCGTGAAAGTCATGCGTCAAATTGAACTCGCCGGCGTGCAAAAGATGGGCGTCAGCGAACGACGCTAA